From the bacterium genome, one window contains:
- a CDS encoding Fic family protein has translation MREEKYREEPVGVFGTSSLVYLAIEPEFLAGKMKIFCDDITELLSGVLTEREVFHYASLIHLKFVHIHPFMDGNGRAARLLEKFFVSEKSGQKFWRIPSEQYYKEHQNEYYQTVNIGANFYELDYYKCSDFFSALTKLFEKIKH, from the coding sequence GTGAGAGAGGAAAAATACAGAGAAGAGCCTGTTGGAGTATTTGGTACATCAAGTTTGGTTTATCTTGCAATTGAACCTGAATTTTTAGCAGGAAAAATGAAAATATTTTGTGATGATATTACAGAGTTGTTATCAGGGGTGTTAACAGAGCGGGAAGTTTTTCATTATGCATCATTAATACATTTAAAGTTTGTTCATATACATCCGTTTATGGATGGAAACGGAAGAGCGGCAAGATTACTGGAAAAGTTTTTTGTTTCTGAAAAATCAGGACAGAAATTTTGGAGAATACCATCGGAACAATATTATAAAGAGCATCAGAATGAATATTACCAGACAGTCAATATTGGGGCTAATTTTTATGAATTGGATTATTATAAATGTTCGGATTTTTTTAGTGCTCTTACCAAGTTATTTGAAAAGATAAAGCACTAA
- a CDS encoding methyltransferase domain-containing protein codes for MKKLDLGCGPHTKLEGSVGLDIRPAPHVDVIHDLNVYPYPFEDNEFDYVNMSHIIEHMKEPLRTMNEVYRICKNGATVRIITGRSI; via the coding sequence ATGAAAAAACTTGATCTGGGGTGCGGACCCCATACAAAATTGGAAGGTTCTGTCGGCCTGGATATAAGGCCTGCGCCGCATGTTGATGTTATACATGATCTGAATGTTTATCCCTATCCTTTTGAGGATAATGAGTTTGATTATGTAAATATGTCGCACATTATTGAACATATGAAAGAGCCGCTTAGAACTATGAATGAAGTGTATCGTATTTGTAAAAACGGTGCAACTGTAAGAATTATTACTGGCAGATCTATTTAA